One genomic window of Verrucomicrobiota bacterium includes the following:
- the rlmN gene encoding 23S rRNA (adenine(2503)-C(2))-methyltransferase RlmN yields MANSRPDIRTIFPQQLTATLSEWGHPTYRADQITQWVHRARAASWDEMTNVPGELRERLAETFSLHPLELVAVQGSGDTTRKFLWRLRDGSLIESVLIPANPALYGESSDRHTLCVSTQVGCAYGCRFCASGLEGWKRNLEPEEIVGQVYAVERWHQDQRRKEGGLIEKAKERLVSNLVIMGMGEPLANYERLMQALRILNASWGGGLGARKITVSTSGLAPQIRQLANEPEQFQLAISLHGATDPVRNRIMPVNRKYPLGVLMEACAYFREAKSRLITFEYILLAGINDTPGDAKALGELAFKLKAKVNLIPYNRVEGLPWERPEEPEQEAFLSRLREGGVTATLRREKGHDIDAACGQLRLRVEKAQAESGEEKNEAQNS; encoded by the coding sequence ATGGCGAATTCGCGGCCGGACATTCGAACGATTTTTCCGCAACAACTGACAGCGACCCTGTCGGAATGGGGGCATCCAACCTACCGGGCGGATCAAATCACCCAGTGGGTCCATCGCGCTCGCGCGGCGAGTTGGGATGAGATGACGAACGTTCCTGGGGAACTGCGCGAGCGATTGGCCGAAACGTTCTCCCTGCATCCCCTTGAGTTGGTGGCGGTCCAGGGTTCCGGGGATACCACCCGCAAATTTCTTTGGCGTTTGCGGGACGGGTCGCTCATCGAGAGCGTGTTGATTCCGGCGAATCCGGCCCTTTACGGCGAGTCGAGCGACCGGCATACCCTTTGCGTCTCGACCCAAGTCGGCTGCGCGTACGGATGCCGGTTTTGCGCCAGCGGCCTGGAGGGGTGGAAACGGAATCTGGAGCCTGAGGAGATTGTGGGTCAGGTTTATGCTGTTGAGCGCTGGCATCAAGACCAGCGGCGAAAGGAGGGTGGGCTCATCGAGAAGGCGAAGGAACGGCTGGTGAGCAATCTCGTGATCATGGGCATGGGCGAGCCGCTGGCCAACTACGAGCGACTGATGCAGGCTTTGCGGATTCTCAATGCCTCGTGGGGAGGTGGATTGGGGGCGCGGAAGATCACGGTTTCCACGAGCGGTCTGGCGCCGCAAATCCGGCAGTTGGCGAACGAGCCTGAGCAATTCCAACTGGCCATTTCGCTGCACGGGGCGACGGATCCGGTCCGGAACCGCATCATGCCTGTCAACCGGAAATACCCGCTGGGGGTGCTGATGGAGGCTTGCGCTTATTTTCGCGAAGCGAAGTCTCGCCTGATTACTTTTGAATACATCTTGCTGGCCGGCATCAACGACACTCCGGGCGATGCCAAGGCGCTCGGCGAACTGGCCTTCAAGCTGAAGGCCAAGGTCAATCTCATTCCTTACAACCGAGTCGAAGGACTGCCGTGGGAACGGCCCGAGGAGCCTGAACAAGAGGCTTTCCTGAGTCGGCTCAGAGAAGGTGGCGTTACGGCCACGCTCCGGCGGGAGAAGGGGCACGATATCGACGCCGCGTGCGGGCAGTTGCGATTGCGCGTCGAGAAGGCTCAGGCCGAGAGCGGAGAGGAAAAGAACGAGGCTCAGAACTCCTGA